Proteins encoded by one window of Haliotis asinina isolate JCU_RB_2024 chromosome 6, JCU_Hal_asi_v2, whole genome shotgun sequence:
- the LOC137287727 gene encoding uncharacterized protein F54H12.2-like: protein MMKTLLNYGADAKSSQMTSQLFYKDEGEDNDAIETTDCVTGTNYGLIARGTYIKKSNELTMSGPLYEDVFSMKRHLINGVDLTLKLYRSSPTFCLMSGKANQEYTIELLDAYLQVCKLKVNPALILAHNTLFQNNSNALYPFTKSEVKVNSIPVSQLTHTIDNVSNPIANRYIIAFVESKSLNGSYDKNPFNFQSGMLKTVSLYVNGVSVPGRPTRADDVNSYVNMFDGMGFWRENRGNFISRGEFLLGNALFVFELEEVCGESEYLNLVKTGNVRLEIEFKAALTKTLSCIILSERNSIIEIDQARNVFIK from the coding sequence ATGATGAAGACCTTGCTAAACTATGGAGCTGATGCGAAAAGCTCTCAAATGACATCGCAGCTGTTTTACAAAGATGAGGGTGAAGATAATGATGCCATTGAAACAACTGATTGTGTCACTGGAACCAATTACGGTTTGATTGCACGTGGTACCTACATCAAGAAGAGCAATGAACTGACCATGTCTGGACCTTTGTATGAAGATGTGTTTAGCATGAAAAGACATTTAATCAATGGAGtagatttgactttgaaattgtaCAGATCATCACCTACTTTCTGTTTGATGAGCGGTAAAGCCAACCAAGAGTATACCATTGAGCTACTCGATGCTTATCTTCAAGTATGCAAACTCAAAGTCAACCCGGCGCTGATTCTAGCTCACAACACCCTGTTCCAAAATAACTCCAATGCACTCTaccctttcaccaagtctgaggtcaaggtcaacagcaTCCCTGTTTCTCAACTGACGCATACCATTGATAATGTGTCCAACCCCATTGCTAATCGTTACATCATCGCCTTTGTGGAAAGCAAGAGTTTGAATGGGTCATATGACAAGAATCCTTTCAACTTTCAATCCGGCATGCTCAAAACTGTCAGTCTCTATGTGAATGGTGTCAGTGTACCTGGACGTCCAACTCGAGCTGATGATGTGAACAGCTacgtaaacatgtttgatggcaTGGGGTTTTGGAGAGAAAATCGAGGAAATTTCATATCCAGGGGAGAATTTTTGTTAGGAAATGCACTGTTTGTTTTTGAACTGGAAGAGGTGTGTGGAGAATCTGAGTACCTCAATCTGGTGAAGACTGGAAATGTGCGGTTGGAAATCGAGTTCAAAGCTGCACTAACCAAAACGCTGAGCTGCATCATTCTCAGTGAAAGAAACTCGATCATCGAAATCGATCAAGCGCGAAACGTCTTCATCAAGTAA